The Capsicum annuum cultivar UCD-10X-F1 chromosome 1, UCD10Xv1.1, whole genome shotgun sequence sequence ATCAAACGAAAGTAAAACAGGTACgaaatatattttcacatatacaCTTATATTCTCAAATTCCgaaaagcaaaacaaaaatacatatgcaatgttaacataaatcatataaaaaatacatatgcagtgttagcATTaagcatataaaaaaaatacatctggAACATacataatttgtaatttgatatgTTTTATACATATTTGTCAAATGTCACTTGTTATAACACGCACTTTTCAgatttaagtgcaaacaaagTTACACAGCCAGCAactgaatttaaaaaatacatttacactacatttaattaaagtaaaatatcttttcaaatatacatttataccatAGAATTTCGACAACAgagcaaaaatacatatgcagtgttaacattaagcaaatcaaaaatacatatgcaacagatatgtaataCTTTTGTATGAGTTCATAGAATAACATCAAATTCAACAGATGCATTCGATCATTCATTTATATAGTAtttcagaaaaaaattgaatcaacttCAATTCGAACGTTGTTTACGATTTGTTCTACagttaaaacaatcaaaatagcAACAAACGATCCTCAAAATAATATTCGAATACTGATTTTTCCCCATTAAAACAACTTTTAAGCTGAAATTTGCAACAGAtacttgaatttcaattttactGCTACCTTGAATCTAACTTGagtttgtttttcaatttttcacataCAAATTAAAGTCGACAACCAAAACTTGATAGGCACATCagtaatgattaaaaaaaaataaactgaaCAACAATAATGATTATGTACCTTAAACAGTAGTAATGGTTGTATTTCAACTGACAGGTGAAtcaacaattgaatttgattcaatcaAATTACTGCATCGTTTGGCAATTGCTATTGATTTCGAAGAAGAATCAGTTCAGTTTGATTCAGCAAAACAGGGTAAGTTTCGAACAAATTGCTAAGAAAAGATGCAGTTGTTAATGgaaaaaaactgaaatttgaattctCAAGTTATAACGGAAGTCACGTTTTTTAAGAGTTTtaaatggaaaaggaatctacaTAATTACTTGattggtaattataccatatataGCTCAACTAATTTCAGTTACTTAAGTGCAGTAATTTTTTTGTCTATGTATTTTTCCagcaatattttttaaaaatacaaaatataagttgctataaaatgtaattatcaaactgttgctataaaactaATAATTAGGCTATTAAGTATTCTATAtctgaattttgccctttttttttatttcccatccggtgcccgcattggagccTGACTAATCCGGATTGCATATtgcaggggccactaagatggcaacgctcccaacagagtttccTCCATTCCAAGATCGAACCCTCGATCTCTGATTAAGGATGGAGcaaccccatccactgcaccacaacctaTGTTGGTGGCCATTTATAAGTGGAGAAAAGGCAACTACCCACTTTTTGAATCACTAATCAAACTTTAGTCACTGTTTCAAAACAATTAAATTCCatttacttttgaatttgaaaacaTCATTTGGATGATCATGGCTCTAGACTAAAAACATTGGCACTTCTATATTAAGCACTATCAAATGTTTCTGTAGTTGACACTAATACGATCCAGATTTCGAGaaaaaatctttgaatttcaacttttatcaattcaatttcaagaaaatatttaccGAGTTTGAGTTCACTTTTATAAGTTcgaactttaaaatttttatctaaCTCCATAATTGAATCCTGAAATTTTAAATGTGCGAACTTTTAAGTGTAgaaatttctctttttaaaattcCCTTGTTCTTCTTCTAATCAATGTGTCATTAACATTTGAACTACTTATATTAAGTACTTAAATTAGTCATTAATTATGTTAAACGTGCATCTTATCTTTCAGAATAATGTATGACACATGATGCACTAAATGAACGTATGTGAAAAACAGACCTCTCAATGTGTAGCACCAATTCAATGGCCTCTTTCTATTTACCATTTTAAGAAGAAAGttaaaatagacaaaataaaaccaacatTAGCATATTCTAACCATGATGTAACATATGACAATTTGGATCCATTCATCTCAAAGAAAATGAGGTAACGTTTGGTGCTAATCTTACCCTTTATGAAGGCAAAAAAAAAATGTGCAATCataacaaaattaattatttcaagaCGCAGGATGCAAAGTCTGAATTTAAAGTTTATAGATcctaattaataaaattaatatcgGACATGTAACTCGTTTTAGTTATTGATTCAGAATTAAGTATTTATATAATATCTAATAAATTTCTAATATAAATATAAGTCTAAACAACAACTACTAAATTCATTTGAATTCATAGTTTTAAGCTCCCATTTGGCCATTGagagtacttttttttttttcaaaagaaaaagttgaaaacgTTGTTTGATCATGAAATTTGACCAGTTTTTGAAATTCtgtctttaaaaaaatttcaaatttcaacttttaaaaattgatCCGTTTTTATAGTGAATTTCACTTCCAACCATAacacttcattttttttcaaaagtaaaatgcatgtccaaacacaacttcaaattccaaaaattatttttccaatgaacttcaaactcttttttttttttttttttttttcaaatttcaactaaATCTATGATCAAATGCTGGGTAATACCTTTCAACATTTCAAAAATTGTTTCGCAAAAAAATGGTGCCTTGTTTTGGGTTTATTCACAAGTATGGAATCTTTATGCACCGTTCAATTAGCTACAAATCAAAGTACATTGATAAAATGTGATAGGTTTTAAAAGGGGAAAAGGTTCGAAATATACctaaatttttgtgaaatttgcTGTAACACGCCTCAACTTTGCGGGATATGACCCTCCTCAACtattttttaacatatttttgtgaCATATATTTGTCATGTCGAACCACTTCAGaccttttaaaaaagaataaaagggaacAATGAAGGATGGGGTGAATATATAGGAGGAAAAAACAGGCTTCGAAACTTTGTACTATATGATAGACATGTTTCTATCAACTCAATAATTTCTATTAATTGGAAAGTTTTTGGCACTGATTATAAAGTGGAATTGGATTCATGGAGTGATGGAATTCTGATTTTTGATGTTCACATGTCAACATATATTCCTATTTCCTCCTTATCAACATATACGTAAGTAGAATCAAAATCGATGAGTATATAACTTTTAAATCTTTACGTCTGAACGATATTATTAGTTTATATTAATGACTTCAGAATTTAAAGTTTGTTGAAAGTTTAAAGTTTTTCAACATATGTACATATATGCTCATAATTGTCAAAGATACTTAGTTGAATCCGTTTATTACACTCTTACTCTTAGGTCATCGGCCATCGCCTTTATTGTGAGTTGAACTGAGTCCATTAATTTTTCCTCGATTTATATACGCACATataagaaaagttgaaattaatatAAAAGATCACACTCATTCTGAATTTACCGAGAATATGCTCGATCTTTCGGACATCTGCCCAATGGTAGATCGAGTCACCTTAGGCGAAGGATAGTTTGGTACACAATGTATCGTTCGTCGAAAAATTAGTTATGAGCAGAGGTGGAGCTAGCCTATTAAAGGGGGGTTCGGACGAACTTCCTTCgatggaaaattatattattgatatatggttaaaatgatttttatttatatattctagATGTTGAACTTCCTTCGATGagtttttctttagattttaaaCTCCCTAAGTACAAATCCTGGCTCCGGCTCTGGTTATGAGCATTTGTTTGTATAAAAGGTTCAACGAATTATATgagtgtatatttaatttttacaCACCCATAATATAACGAGAAGAAAATTTATACATTTTTCGTCAAATTTCATAATGATTTCATGCACCAAAATAAACGTATTTTGGGTATTCATAGAAAGAAAAGTGTTGTAAGTAAAGTATATTCAAAGTAAGATTAATTCAACTTCTCATCAGACTTAAACAGAAATTAAGTGTAAAAGTGAACTACATGAAATATGTTGGATTGGCCAATTTtaagcaagaaaaataaaatatcttcaaCAACTTATCTTCACCCATGTACCGAACAATGTGGTCTAATGGTCGATAAGTGGATTGAAAACATGAATTCTCAAGTTCAAATTTCAATAGAGACAAAAAACACTAGATGGTCCTTCCCGTCTGGTCCAGCCTTGGTGGATAGAATtactgttgggttcatagtatatgaaagaagtgtgaacgGTAAAATGGAAAGTAAAATagtggagggaaggagacactaaaatggaaagtgtactcccaaattagaaagtttactctttctcccacattggcaGAAAAAGAGAACTtggaagtgtttataatcaagaacacttactccacatggtaagtgaggcaagaaataaaagATGCCTTGGGCCgttgtcgtcgtcgctcgctcggttTTGAACTTGGATTTGGAAaatcgatcaatgagatctatctttttggacaaaatttattcgAGATCCGAACATACCAAAAGAAAAACGCAGGAAAAATTTTCtgatactccatttatatatatatatatatatatgcatacagtAACAGTTGCAATGTTTCGAACAGAACTGATGCTTCagttgcactgtttcaagtgaactgatgcactgCTTCATGAACCGATTCGTGTTTcagaaggatgcaatccttcaacGAAGTAACACACTGTTTCACGAAATGAGATGACTGTTCGGGAAAAGATGCACTCTTTGATGAACCGATATGAATTTTCAGAAAGAGGTGCAACCTTTAAAGTgcaccattgcctcttttcagaagaggcatgttgtggctatataaacctgcttttatTCACAGGTTTAGATACgaaaattttagaataaaaacactcttcttgacttaaaaatattctttgtgatcactcaaaacgttcaGTGAGTTCGACGATACTCCAATTGTTTAgggtaccgctacagttggtttgtttggccattttatcttgggagaaaaaatttcacaacctcgggtacagtgaggggaattatttccttaaggaaactccgtgaattcggacgacttggccagttctgcttcatctttatttctgaaaataaaatacacctcttataaagatcactttgatcttgggttgagggtattttttgtacttcattgtgttcttaaTTAGCTTGTTCTTAAATTTGAACTACTTGAAGTGGTCGTTTCtagtatacagattcttgtacccgtagAAGGAAGAATAACAATTACCTGATATTATATCTCATGCTGATGGAAAATGACAAGTATCCCTTGAAATTAGTTGACATACACGAAAGTTAGCTAGCCGAAACACCatgattatcaaaaaaataaaaacttattttcacCCGTTTACAAGTTGAATAATGATTATTTCCCATTAGTACATCATTAAATTGAAGGAAAGCCTTGGAGTAATGCGTAAAATTATTGTCGTGAGATCACGAGGTCACAAATTTAAGCTTTAAAAATAATTACTTATAGAAATATAGAAGGTAAAACTGcatataatatatctatataatgAAACTCTTTTCCAAAACATAtgcataataaaaaatttagttcaCTGACCTGCCCCTTTTCTCTCCAcatcaataaattttaaaatgagagATAAgaagtatacatatatattgagcCCATTGGGACTTGTCTGTCCATAATTTGCATAAAAAGGAATCATAATGGGAGTATTGGTGAAAAGGGGCGGTGACTATGGATGTAAAGGCTCTATGCACATTAATTGGCCACAGTTTAATGCTCTTTTCATAGTTGAATAAATATGCCCGTTCATCTTTTTTTTGTCACGTTTTACTTCTCGAGTATTCAATTGCATGAATTTTAATCAATATTTAAGATAGTTTTTCATAATATTAATATCAGATAGAATGCAATCTATAATATTTGTCATATAATTTTCAAACATCtacatattaaatttaaaatactgaactaatcaaattttatttaactccaaaaattaattaaataaacttTCGTAAAGAGAAACACAACCGATAAAAATGAATGGAGAAAGTATAGAAGCAAAGACAAGGGATATAGTGGCATTAATCTTCTTGTCCACGAGGAAAAGGTCCAAACGACCTATTTTTATGTCTAAGTTACTTTAATAACTCTGTAAGATATTTATCTTTAGGCTCGCTAGATATACTTTACTCTTTTTGTAAAATCTAAGCATAAGATGTGCACTAACTCGactaatttaaattcatataatctattaaaagaaaattacatTATGTTAAAACTTGTGATTAAGAGGAAGTATTGATATCCCTCCcaccaaaataaaattatttgtatacaaatTGATGGGACAATTGATACTCTCTTCAATTTTCCTCTTCTACTACTTCTTTTCTAGTACTTAATATTCACTATTTGGATTATTATCATCTAATACTATTTGATATCATTAGCTTTATTCAATTATGTATCATGTAAGGCCTTATTAAAAAGAGAAGTAACCCTACTAgaaattttctcattttaaaagaTTCGAACttaaaatttctaattaaaagagaaggatatactataattttttttaacttaattaATTCACCAACCACACACTTCATAACTAACAAGTTAATTAGAATTTATTGCTTTTGGTAAAGAAATGACAAAGTTGAGTTGGATTTACTTAAAGTACTTAAACTTAAAAGTATATACTTATTTTTCCCCTCTCTCATTTGCAAAAGACGTCTAACAGTATCTTGCAGAAATATAAGGTGAGACTTTGTATAATAGATTCTTGTAGTTCGGTCATTCCTTAGTCTCATgcagaaatataaaataagattgCATACAATATATCCTTATAGTTCGGCCCTTCTCTAAATCTCATGCATAGCAGGAGCTTTTGTACACCGAGACACCTTTTTCAAATGCATTGGGTTTTCATCCAACTGAATTTGGATGTTCTTGAAAATAAAGTTTGGCCAATTATTTACTCATAATTTACTTTTACGTTTTTTCACATCTAAACAATTAATGTTTCTCCCAGTCCATTTATGTTGAAGGTTGTTTAAGATTTTATCAGTAATAATTATCCATTCTAGATAGGTCAAAGtttatatgaaaaaaagaaaagaaaaagtgttCGTTTCAGTTAGTTGATTGTAAATAGCTGATGAATATAAAttgaattatataaattaaattaagatTAATGTGTAAATCATTAATTTAGATTAGTTATGAATAAGTTTAACCAATTATTGTACATATGTATAGTTTTTGTCTATTTTCTTACGTTTTTCAAACATTGTACTTCAAAATTTTTTTACTTACCTTAGGACTTGTCGACCTTATTATTATCAAATTATGTCTAACTTCCATCTCAACTCTACGTGGAAATAAAATGTTTTATGGTTATCTACTTTTGGAATAGTAATTTATTTAATCTAAAACTATGGTTAAAATGAGATGAAATGAGTGATATATAGAAGTTTCTTTTAACACGCATTACAAGTTAGTTATAATTTGCTAATTTTACTTAAAGTTCAACAAATATTAACCAATCAAGCAATTTCACTTAAAGTCTCAACAATTATTTACCAATCGGCGATCATgcgataatattttttatattattatattattttactttttataacaTTATAACATACCTTGTTTTCAAAAtcattaacttattttttttaataataaatttacaaataaatatttacgtGAACCTCTTTCTCCTCAACGGGGCATTTGTCGGACAATATTGATGCAAGTCAATGAATAGTGTGTATAATGTAAGTATATTCTCTAGATAtcaatttatgtgattttttttagtacggtttataagaaaaataatttatacccaaaaaatttTATATCACTTATTTTAGGCTCTATGTCTACCCAAATATTTTCGCATAAATTATGACGGAAAGAGTAGTTTTTACTCAAATTCCCTACATATAAATACTAAGAGATTGACTAAATATCTATAGTATTTGACTGTAAACCTACTTCCTCTTTCCGCTCACTTTTACTTATCATGTTTATTTTTAAGAGTGCAAGCTGTATAGACTTTGatcaatattataatatatattttttcatcatattaatatgagaagaaCCTCTACTAGTAGTATATTTCTTATATTAtctgaatatttaaattttaaatttaaaatattaaattaatctaattcaattaatcattagcTTTAAATTTTAGTTGAATTGACTCTTGTGAAACAaagtgaaataaataaaaatgaactataagaaagtaattattattataaaattagcTTGAGATTACTAAAACAACACAACAACGTTATAATAACATACTCAGTACtgttaaaataatacataaatatcaaattttgaattcgaCGCTAAGGTGACCACACTAGTGATAACAACAACATATTTGGTATTAAAATAACACATAAATTTCAAATCTTGAATTCGACGCTAGGGTGACCACACTAGTGACATTTTGTGACACATGATGAATTGTAATGCCTAAGCATTTGAGTTTCAATAAAACATATGTACAGCCAAACTCAATGTCTCAACCAACTTATAATAATAACTTGACTTCACAATGGCAGGTAAAATTTGTCTTTATATATTAGTATTACTTAAtgaattaactttttttttgtctTGTTGTCTCCTACTTTCTGTTCTGCCTACACTACATCTATTACACTCACTTGCAAACGTTACATATATTGCTACCTAGTaaaacaacacacacacacaaaaaaaaaaataataagagaaaGAAGCAAACGTTACATGTTGCTTATTAAAGGTCATCAATGAATTATTAATGACATGATAATAAGGATTTAATTGGTGTTTGGTGATTAGTACTACACTGCTAAAAGATTAAAAGATTTATTGGTCTCTCTTGTTAGATTAAAAGATTTCGAACATTCAATTTGAAGTCTTAAAACGAAGATAACTGATCAGTAGTTATGTAGGTATTAGTAACAAATGAATTAGTAAAGAGGGAATATGCGTTTACTTATTCATGTTATTAGTTGTTTCACTTTCTATCCCgcataaaataacaaataaattatctTACTTATACATGCATTAGCTATGCGAATTTCTAAGTTGCAAATAAAACATCATATCAATTTTATACATAATGACGACTTGCCTCCTAACTAGCTAGCAAGCATGATATTATTACTTATGCGTGATTTAACACCTGCATAACTCCCCTATGAACTAACTACCAAACAACTTGTTAAGTATGTATGTTTAGAATCCATCTGCCCAACTATATCAAATTTGTATCATAAAAACTTCACTATGAACAACTTTATTGCTCCCTAACAAAGAAGAACTAAATAGCCATTTGCCCACCTCCTTTAATTTAATGATGGAAtgaaaaagggtttaaaatgccTCTAACCTATTTTTGCATTTGGCTAAAACTTATATACTCTCATTTGGTTATATTTTGACTTAAGAATACCtttaatttattgaatttggcTAAAAACTAATTAGCTTCTTTCATCTATTAGATAAAAAATGATCTCaaagtcattttttttactttaaaaatacaCTTAACATGTTGAATTTTGCTTCGAAAAATTGCCTAATTTCATCTGTTGGACTAAAAATACCTTCAACATTATTTTTTGACTTAGAGATGACCCAAAACCTAATGTTTGACTAGTTGACTAGATGAGTCTTTACATTAAGTCATGTGTCAAAAGTATGATTGGCAGGTCCAAGTGTTAACTCTTTACataattcaaatttttgaaatattttgaacttCGAATTTGGTCAAATAAAAAGTCAAATACTATTCTTATATAATCTAatttctgaaaaacttatttaaaCTTCCTTAGTTAAAGATTTTGGTCAAAACTCAAAAGTCAACAACAGTTTTTGTATAATCTAATTTCTGAAATATTTTAAACGTCACTTAATGACTGTAttccccctttttctttttctggttcatttttgttgtctattattGCATGAAGTATTAAGTTctataattattttcataagtgaattcaaaataacaaataatattaaGTGGAAAGTGGAAATATCTTATTATATATGCTTATGTCATTTTTATACACaagattttttcttaaattacctTATACGATTTAAATTCAACTTAATCTCTTAATTGGATCAGTGAGTTATATAGGCATCCAATAATTTaggtaaataaagaataaaagtgtaaaaaaaacgTCATGTCAATGATATTCACACATCATGATATATACCCACCACCTTTttataaattgatatttttcatgtttttttcctTTCACATTATTGACATGAGTGACCAGTTACCAGTGACAAACAATTCTAGATTCTCAATTTTCCTTGACAAACCAAACAACACACAAAGTTCTGAAATTTCTATTACAACGTTGTCTTCTCGAAAAAATTCCATGGACCCCTCActcagatatttttattttattaaattagctaatagataattataatttttttttacttatacaTAAttaaagtttattgatttaaataaGGAGATTAATTAGTAATCTAGCTATTccccatttcatattatttgcCATATTTTCTTGTTTCAAGCACTTTagaatattttatgtaaaaagTTTTTTTAAACTATTATAATCTTAACTTTTTTCAATGTAATCGATATTATTTACTTTAaaaaacatttaattttaaaagttaatgggaaaagataatttaatcttattttaaaagtaaatggACAAAGATAATTtaatcttgattttataaattaataaatattttggataattatttttaataatattgataATTAATATAGGACGAAGAGAGCAATAATTGTTCTAACAAAAGATATAACTCCATCAGTCCATTTTTTCTCCTATTTAAGATATTAACATACTTATTAAAttaaatagtatttaaaatatttaattataatttattttaattgaatttctCCTCATTTCTTCAAATTATTGCACCCCGTTCAAGAATTACTCATAATGCCTTACTCCTACCAGATTTAAATGGATAAGGATATATGGATAAGCTTAGCTTTGAATTCAGTGTAAGCTAACTATAAAATCCatgcaaaaataattaattctttctttttaaaaaaattatcttatagTCATTCTGAAAATTCTTGAATGGCGTGCCCCTATAGTGTTCTTCTCTCTTCATTTAACCTTCATTTATAAAGTCTATTTTATCAATCCTAGACCCTAGCTTATACTTTCTCTTATTCAAAATAATTGGCATCTTTTgcttttaaaaactaattaatttattttttaggctaaaagtgattaagttaattttgaaattaaaattttgttatttaaaaagtatattaAAACTATAATAAGTTGTACGTTAATTTTCTCATGTTAGTatgttataaaattttaaaatattgatcataATTTATGTAATTTAACACCCGTAAAATCAAATGTGACTAATATTTTAGATAGAACAGAGTATGATAATATTTAACTAATCAGAAAAgctagaaagaaagaaataatcttcaaatatagtatgatttaaaataaattatagataCTTGTATAACTATAGCTTATCcattaaggataaaatgagaTTATCTTTAAACAAAAAAGcacaataaatttttgaaaataaattaaaggaaaaatataataaatgaggACAGAAAaatatgtttcatttttttttcttttgttgacttttttatttatgttatattttattgaccAACAAAATAACTTTACATGTCATGCAAAGGAGAGAGAACTTtgcatgctttttttttttggacaaagCCAAAATAGCCCTTCCCACCTTCATCCTTTATAAGGCTATCCCATCTTCACACTTTTCTCCACATCTTCATTTCAcacaagtgaaaaaaaataaaaattcaagtaattttttttcccttcttttttcttcatagCTATGGTTTTTGGTAAGGAAGCTGCTAGGTTTGGTGTTGGTGTTATTGGTTAGTTCTTCATATATACTTCTTAGCTTAGTTTTATAAAGCACACACACTTATCTTTTGTGACGGAGCTAGAATTTTCATCGAATCGTGTGATTTTTGTTAGTGAAAGAGATTCGAATGAACCCCTTTCGCTCCTCTAGCTTGGTCCCTAGCTACACAGACTCAACAAAAAACATATATGTAGAAAAAAAAGAgttcatgattttattgttatatttcttcaaaaatttttaatggaaaatttaatgttttttttttttaattttcagggAATATCATTGCACTGGTCTTGTTTTTGTCACCCTTGTAAGCTTCAATTCCCATGCTTTCTCTTTTAACTCTCCTTTATTTACTATAGTAAAGTAAAGAAGCTTTTAATGCATAAAGATTTTTAGCCTTTATACACCCTTTTTGTAAAAAACCTTTTACACTATCACGtcattcaaaaaaacaaaatattgagcaaatatatattacatattatAACAAGTAAAGATAGATTAATGTTGAtgttatagtttttctttttttttaataaccgtAGTCTCCGGGCCAACTTGATGCACCTCGACTAAATTCACGGGATACCTACAACCCGCACCAGCAATAAGTATCagataactctgtccaccaaggcttaGATCGAACAGATGAGAAAAAGCACATAGTGTTTATCTTGAACCTGAgatgaacctgagacctcatttTCATGTATATAGTCAAAAACTCATTTATAGAGCATTTACTTTTTGTTACATTTTATAGGAAGGTGTTCAATTgaacaaacttttttttttttttaacaaaacaaaagaaagactTTTAAAACTTGTGATTTTTGTTCTTACTTTTTCTTACAGGATGACATTCGTTCGTATATGGAAAAGCAAGTCCGTGGAGCAATTTTCTCCAATTCCATACCTAGCCACATTTGTCAACTGTGCACTTTGGGTATTATATGGTCTTCCAATGGTTCAACCTCACAGCATTTTAGTTATAACCATTAATGGTACTGGTCTAGGCATCGAGATCGTGTACCTTATGCTGTTTTTCTTGTACTCGGATCGTAAGCAGAGGATTAAAGTTATTCTAATCGTCGTcgttgaaattatttttgttgcTGTACTTGCGTTTTGCGTTCTAACTTTTGTCCATAAAGACGaaataaaaaaaagggcagcTATTGTTGGTAGCATTTGCATGGTGGGCAACATTTTGATGTATGCTTCCCCTTTGTCAGTCatggtaaataaatttctcaaCTTTTTAATTTACTAGATATATGTATACATAGACATGCATGCACCCTAATGATATAAGGGTTAATTAAATAGAATCATGAAATTTTCATGTTTAAACTAAAGTTTCTTTTAATGATGTTTATTGTAGAAATTGGTGATCAAGACCAAAAGTGTGGAGTACATGCCATTCTTcctttcacttttttcatttctCAATGGTGTTAGTTGGACTGCTTATGCCCTCA is a genomic window containing:
- the LOC107863962 gene encoding bidirectional sugar transporter SWEET7, with the translated sequence MVFGKEAARFGVGVIGNIIALVLFLSPLMTFVRIWKSKSVEQFSPIPYLATFVNCALWVLYGLPMVQPHSILVITINGTGLGIEIVYLMLFFLYSDRKQRIKVILIVVVEIIFVAVLAFCVLTFVHKDEIKKRAAIVGSICMVGNILMYASPLSVMKLVIKTKSVEYMPFFLSLFSFLNGVSWTAYALIRFDAYILAPNSMGTALGLAQLLIYAAYYKSTKRQIAEREAKGEVVMAEKSVSGRVAQKPNNDSRV